In Brevibacterium zhoupengii, the following are encoded in one genomic region:
- a CDS encoding DUF418 domain-containing protein, which produces MSSDTSDHLSTAPSGTPTRTPTRAANGPRTPSGSRTAARSRIAALDVVRGIALCGIMIVNLPPLFGLDAITDTGAVQSFYRIEQDFVQNRFFPIFSLLFGIGFGIMWNSAQARSPRPRLALLRRFLFLALLGVGHAFLQPGEALLPYALVAIVILLPSTWIPARALAATTSITGGVLLAVGVWFGGGQVIIPGLFLLGFAAGYADAIRRALRHPGWLALIGAASAAISATGFLLTDYITRQLHMWITAGLGITMALCLVVIILLLMLTPAEVVLRSIFAPLGRMALSNYIGATLLILGVKAVEPDLAQFDDHDGYLAGVLICVGIMIVQIVVSALWLRFVGQGPLERLWRLVTWGRAGARA; this is translated from the coding sequence ATGAGTTCAGACACCAGTGACCACCTGTCCACAGCACCTTCCGGCACCCCCACACGCACCCCGACACGCGCTGCGAACGGGCCCCGCACCCCGAGCGGCTCACGCACTGCAGCCAGGTCCCGCATCGCTGCCCTCGACGTCGTGCGCGGTATCGCCCTGTGCGGCATCATGATCGTCAATCTCCCGCCGCTCTTCGGCCTGGACGCTATCACCGACACCGGTGCTGTCCAGAGCTTCTACAGGATCGAACAGGACTTCGTGCAGAACAGGTTCTTCCCGATCTTCTCTCTGCTCTTCGGCATCGGCTTCGGCATCATGTGGAACTCAGCCCAAGCCCGCAGCCCCAGACCCAGGCTCGCCCTGCTGCGCCGTTTCCTGTTCCTCGCCCTCCTCGGCGTCGGCCACGCGTTCCTGCAGCCGGGTGAGGCTCTGCTGCCCTATGCGCTCGTCGCCATCGTCATCCTGCTGCCGTCGACATGGATTCCAGCTCGCGCACTGGCCGCGACCACATCGATCACCGGAGGGGTCCTCCTGGCCGTCGGGGTCTGGTTCGGCGGTGGCCAGGTGATCATCCCCGGCCTCTTCCTGCTCGGATTCGCCGCCGGATATGCAGATGCCATCCGTCGCGCACTGCGCCATCCCGGCTGGCTGGCTCTGATCGGAGCCGCCAGCGCCGCCATCTCCGCCACCGGATTCCTCCTCACCGACTACATCACCCGCCAGCTGCACATGTGGATCACAGCCGGCCTCGGCATCACGATGGCCCTGTGTCTCGTCGTCATCATCCTGCTGCTCATGCTCACCCCCGCCGAGGTGGTTCTGCGGTCGATCTTCGCACCCCTGGGTCGGATGGCGCTGAGCAACTACATCGGAGCCACACTGCTCATCCTGGGTGTCAAGGCCGTTGAGCCCGATTTGGCCCAGTTCGATGATCATGACGGATATCTGGCCGGCGTGCTCATCTGCGTCGGCATCATGATCGTCCAGATCGTGGTCTCCGCACTGTGGCTGCGCTTCGTCGGGCAGGGACCGTTGGAGAGGCTCTGGCGACTGGTCACCTGGGGTCGTGCGGGCGCACGAGCCTGA
- a CDS encoding response regulator, translating into MVITVALVDDQEMVRMGFSLILDADESITVVGQASDGVDAIALAKRERPDVILLDIRMPKLDGLAALPRLTPISKVIMVTTFDDDDYVDAALAGGASGFLLKDAGPDLLLAAVRAAANGDALISPSLTLDLLSRRAQDTRTGEDRIAGLSERENDVARLVARGRTNQEICAELYISLGTVKSHLGSIQTRLGARNRVEIAARMWESGAMNRPNG; encoded by the coding sequence ATCGTGATTACGGTGGCGCTGGTCGATGATCAGGAAATGGTGCGGATGGGGTTCTCCCTCATCCTCGACGCCGATGAGTCGATCACTGTGGTCGGGCAGGCCTCTGACGGCGTCGATGCCATCGCATTGGCCAAACGCGAACGCCCCGATGTCATCCTCCTCGACATTCGCATGCCCAAGCTCGACGGACTCGCCGCCCTGCCCCGGCTGACACCGATCTCCAAGGTCATCATGGTCACGACATTCGACGATGATGACTACGTCGATGCGGCCCTGGCCGGTGGTGCCAGCGGATTCCTCCTCAAGGATGCCGGCCCGGACCTGCTGCTGGCCGCTGTCAGGGCCGCCGCGAACGGTGACGCGCTGATCTCACCGTCGCTGACCCTGGATCTGCTCAGCCGCCGCGCCCAGGACACCAGAACGGGCGAGGACCGCATCGCCGGGCTCAGCGAGAGGGAGAACGACGTCGCCCGCCTCGTGGCGCGGGGTCGGACGAATCAGGAGATCTGTGCCGAGCTCTATATCTCGTTGGGGACAGTGAAGAGCCACCTGGGCAGTATCCAGACGCGCCTGGGCGCCCGAAACCGAGTCGAGATCGCCGCACGGATGTGGGAGTCGGGGGCAATGAATCGGCCGAATGGCTGA
- a CDS encoding sensor histidine kinase, with the protein MKTVITWLWLLPLPLTFALEVLTGSGWLVIIADVFALATALPILVRTQRAAAGVTRPQISLLPFAALALILALIPVAAAATLSLTVMWLSLVTVVMLSRWFTARIQLLLLILLSVGNLVVPGLMPDGINFAFATSTVIVASLSLGLLLRMVDRSLLERQATAAEAERRRMATELHDLVAHEVTGIVVLSQAAARSEDAGILRTALSKIEESGTRALEEIRSLVSDTSSVSGDASARSPVVSGIQGLIDRANGFAEAEDLTLDLNGTDAEAAPTTIWPVLDRVLAEALTNIRRHAGSRVPITVRLFTTTSAMADDGSRRDIVLTVINGPSAGGIGAGGIGAGSGTGLHSLRTRVDHLGGKLFAGPSHDGGWVLETRLPLNP; encoded by the coding sequence ATGAAGACTGTGATCACGTGGCTGTGGCTCCTTCCCCTGCCTCTGACCTTCGCTTTAGAGGTGCTCACCGGCTCGGGCTGGTTGGTGATCATTGCCGATGTGTTTGCCCTGGCCACCGCACTCCCGATCCTCGTCCGCACCCAAAGAGCCGCGGCCGGGGTCACGCGGCCTCAGATCTCATTGCTGCCGTTCGCCGCGCTCGCTCTGATCCTGGCGCTCATCCCGGTCGCGGCAGCCGCGACCCTGAGCCTGACTGTGATGTGGCTGAGCCTGGTGACTGTGGTCATGCTCTCCCGCTGGTTCACTGCTCGTATCCAGCTGCTGCTTCTCATCCTGCTCTCGGTGGGCAACCTCGTCGTCCCCGGTCTCATGCCCGACGGGATCAACTTCGCCTTCGCGACCTCGACCGTGATCGTAGCGAGCCTGTCCCTGGGGCTCCTGCTGCGCATGGTCGACCGGTCCCTGCTCGAACGTCAGGCCACCGCCGCCGAGGCGGAACGACGTCGCATGGCCACGGAGCTCCACGATCTGGTCGCCCACGAGGTGACCGGAATCGTCGTCCTCTCCCAGGCGGCGGCTCGCAGCGAGGACGCCGGGATCCTCAGGACTGCTCTGTCCAAGATCGAAGAGTCAGGCACACGTGCTCTGGAGGAGATCCGGTCGTTGGTCTCAGACACCTCCTCCGTCTCCGGCGATGCCAGTGCCCGGTCCCCCGTCGTCTCCGGCATCCAGGGGCTCATCGACCGGGCGAATGGCTTCGCCGAGGCTGAGGACCTCACTCTCGATCTCAACGGCACCGACGCCGAGGCGGCCCCCACCACCATCTGGCCCGTCCTCGACCGGGTGCTGGCCGAAGCCCTGACGAACATCCGCCGCCATGCCGGGTCCCGCGTCCCGATCACGGTCCGGCTGTTCACCACCACCTCGGCGATGGCCGATGACGGGTCACGTCGTGACATCGTCCTCACCGTGATCAACGGCCCCAGCGCCGGTGGAATCGGGGCAGGTGGAATCGGTGCCGGCAGCGGAACCGGTCTCCACAGTCTGCGCACACGGGTCGACCACCTCGGCGGGAAGCTGTTCGCCGGGCCCAGTCACGACGGGGGCTGGGTGCTCGAGACTCGGCTACCCTTGAACCCGTGA
- a CDS encoding winged helix-turn-helix domain-containing protein: MQKMTLSAARRTAIAATGLDRPRPVQVTARHLKSTFARLGLTQIDSVSRVVRSHYLPYFSRLGPYPRETLDRLFYSAPRMGVEYWAHAAAFIPPETWHHFERTRTEWWRNDYGQRHPESGPAFRALQRSVLEVLESGPKTARAVSDLVDHEIPERDRDHWGWNPSQVKIALEALFAGGIISAAGRNEHFERVYALPHDVSPSLVQTELAYGPAADPELGLDPTAELPRGVSGTANDVLALTRIAAQALGIARPDCLADYFRQRRVPTDEAITSLLATGELIEVDVAGTRALKWHAARTPRSVSARALLAPFDPLVFYRPRIEWLFDFHYRIEIYTPAKDRVHGYYVMPFLLGDRLVGRVDLHRDQAADTLRALKVTWEPGEEHEEELALELCEMAKWLGLGAVDMSGTHLPLS, from the coding sequence ATGCAGAAGATGACACTGTCGGCGGCGCGCAGAACAGCAATCGCTGCAACCGGCCTCGACCGGCCGCGCCCGGTCCAGGTGACGGCCCGACACCTGAAATCGACCTTCGCCCGATTGGGTCTGACCCAGATCGACTCGGTCTCACGCGTGGTGCGCTCGCACTATCTGCCCTACTTTTCGCGGCTGGGACCCTATCCGCGAGAGACCCTTGACCGGCTCTTCTACTCAGCACCTCGCATGGGCGTCGAATACTGGGCCCATGCTGCGGCCTTCATCCCGCCCGAGACCTGGCACCATTTCGAACGCACACGGACCGAATGGTGGCGCAACGACTACGGACAGCGTCATCCCGAGAGCGGACCGGCCTTCCGCGCCCTGCAGCGCTCTGTCCTCGAGGTTTTGGAATCCGGGCCGAAAACCGCCCGCGCGGTGTCGGACCTCGTCGACCACGAAATCCCCGAACGCGACCGCGATCATTGGGGATGGAACCCCAGCCAAGTCAAGATCGCGCTGGAAGCGCTGTTCGCCGGCGGCATCATCAGCGCTGCAGGGCGCAACGAACACTTCGAACGCGTCTACGCCCTTCCGCACGACGTCAGCCCATCGCTGGTGCAGACTGAACTCGCCTATGGACCTGCCGCCGATCCAGAGCTCGGCCTCGACCCGACTGCCGAACTGCCCCGAGGCGTATCAGGCACTGCCAACGACGTGCTCGCCCTGACCAGGATCGCCGCCCAGGCCCTGGGCATCGCACGACCGGACTGCCTCGCTGACTACTTCCGGCAGCGGCGCGTGCCCACCGACGAAGCGATCACCTCGCTGCTGGCCACAGGTGAACTCATCGAGGTCGACGTTGCCGGCACGCGGGCGCTGAAATGGCATGCGGCGAGAACCCCTCGCTCAGTATCGGCTCGTGCACTCCTGGCCCCATTCGATCCCCTGGTCTTCTACCGCCCGCGGATCGAATGGCTGTTCGACTTCCACTATCGGATCGAGATCTACACTCCGGCCAAGGACCGAGTCCACGGGTACTATGTGATGCCGTTCCTCCTCGGCGATCGCCTCGTCGGTCGAGTCGACCTGCACCGGGACCAGGCTGCCGATACGCTCCGGGCGCTGAAGGTGACCTGGGAGCCCGGCGAAGAGCATGAAGAGGAACTGGCGCTGGAGCTGTGCGAAATGGCGAAGTGGCTCGGATTGGGTGCCGTGGATATGAGCGGTACTCACCTGCCATTAAGCTAG
- the secA gene encoding preprotein translocase subunit SecA yields MANFLEKLLRTGEGRTLKKLRQYTEAINALSEEFSEMSDAELREETDRFKKRYQEGETLDSLLPEAFAAVREASGRTLGMRHFDVQLMGGAALHLGNIAEMKTGEGKTLVATAPAYLNALTGGSVHIITVNDYLATYQSELMGRVFRFLGMETGCIQANMSSDNRRKQYAADITYGTNNEFGFDYLRDNMAWSADELVQRGHAFAIVDEVDSILIDEARTPLIISGPAEGDGNRWYEEFAKVVKRLKTDRDYEVDEKKRTVGVLEPGIERVEDYLGIGNLYDAENTPLISFLNNAIRAKELFKKDKDYVILDDEVLIVDEHTGRVLKGRRYNEGLHQAIEAKENVKVQAENQTLATITLQNFFRLYDKLSGMTGTAETEAAEFMSTYKLGVVPIPTNKPMQRIDQSDLVYKNEVAKFDAVVDDIAERHETGQPVLVGTTSVEKSEYLSKHLKKRGIRHEVLNAKNHAGEASIVAMAGRKDAVTVATNMAGRGTDIMLGGNAEFIAVAEMEKRGLDPQEDEEQYEAQWQDVLKAAEKRVKSEAEEVVEAGGLYVLGTERHESRRIDNQLRGRSGRQGDPGESRFYLSLTDDLMRLFGSGAAERIMATANVPDDVPLESKMVSRAILSAQSQIEQRNAEQRKNVLKYDDVLNRQRTVIYDERRSVLDGADLEDQVSKFREEVIDAYVAEATTGPVEDWKVGELFEALGKIYEPSITEEDLADEVGGIGNLTKNRLNREIQSDIEVFYEQREETLGEEATRELERRVVLSVIDKRWREHLYEMDYLKNGIGLRAMAQKDPLVEYQREGFDMFKTMQDGIREDVVRLTNTLQVTVNRAEDATDSDSEVEVDAAELRHTTPKMQLSAPSEDGSSSLSESEDEADGAEQPANRAERRAKKKAKS; encoded by the coding sequence GTGGCTAATTTCCTCGAGAAGCTTCTGCGCACCGGTGAGGGACGCACGCTGAAGAAACTCCGCCAGTACACGGAAGCGATCAACGCGCTGTCCGAGGAGTTCAGCGAGATGTCAGACGCTGAACTGCGAGAGGAAACAGATCGTTTCAAGAAGCGCTATCAGGAGGGCGAGACCCTCGATTCGCTGCTTCCGGAGGCCTTCGCCGCAGTTCGCGAGGCCTCGGGCCGGACCCTGGGCATGCGCCACTTCGACGTCCAGCTCATGGGCGGAGCGGCACTGCACCTGGGCAACATCGCCGAGATGAAGACCGGTGAAGGCAAGACCCTGGTCGCCACCGCTCCGGCCTATCTCAATGCGCTCACCGGCGGATCCGTGCACATCATCACGGTCAACGACTACCTGGCAACCTATCAGTCCGAACTCATGGGCCGTGTGTTCCGATTCCTCGGTATGGAGACCGGCTGCATCCAGGCGAACATGTCCTCGGACAACCGTCGCAAACAGTACGCCGCGGACATCACCTACGGGACGAACAACGAGTTCGGGTTCGACTACCTGCGCGACAACATGGCCTGGTCGGCCGACGAACTGGTCCAGCGCGGACACGCCTTTGCGATCGTCGACGAGGTCGACTCGATCCTCATCGACGAGGCCCGTACCCCGCTCATCATCTCCGGCCCAGCCGAAGGCGACGGCAACCGCTGGTACGAAGAGTTCGCCAAGGTCGTCAAACGGCTCAAGACAGATCGTGACTACGAAGTCGATGAGAAGAAGCGCACCGTGGGTGTTCTCGAACCCGGCATCGAACGAGTCGAGGACTACCTGGGCATCGGGAACCTCTACGATGCGGAGAACACCCCGCTGATCAGCTTCCTCAACAATGCGATCCGGGCGAAGGAGCTCTTCAAAAAGGACAAAGACTATGTGATCCTCGACGACGAAGTGCTCATCGTCGACGAACACACGGGTCGTGTGCTCAAGGGACGTCGCTACAACGAGGGCCTGCATCAGGCCATCGAAGCCAAGGAGAACGTCAAAGTCCAGGCTGAGAACCAGACCCTGGCGACGATCACCCTGCAGAACTTCTTCCGTCTCTACGACAAGCTCTCCGGTATGACCGGTACGGCCGAGACCGAGGCCGCGGAATTCATGTCGACCTACAAGCTCGGTGTGGTGCCGATTCCCACGAACAAGCCGATGCAGCGCATCGACCAGTCGGACCTCGTGTACAAGAACGAGGTCGCGAAGTTCGATGCCGTTGTCGACGACATCGCTGAGCGCCATGAGACCGGACAGCCGGTGCTCGTCGGCACCACCAGCGTGGAGAAGAGCGAATACCTCTCCAAACACCTGAAGAAGCGCGGCATCCGCCATGAGGTGCTCAACGCGAAGAACCACGCGGGTGAAGCCTCGATCGTGGCCATGGCCGGCCGGAAGGACGCTGTGACAGTGGCGACGAACATGGCCGGTCGCGGTACCGACATCATGCTCGGAGGCAACGCCGAGTTCATCGCCGTGGCCGAGATGGAGAAGCGCGGCCTTGACCCGCAGGAAGACGAAGAGCAGTACGAGGCGCAGTGGCAGGACGTCCTCAAGGCCGCAGAAAAGCGAGTCAAGAGTGAGGCCGAAGAGGTCGTCGAGGCCGGAGGTCTGTACGTCCTGGGCACCGAACGTCACGAATCCAGGCGCATCGACAACCAGCTGCGGGGCCGTTCAGGACGTCAGGGCGACCCGGGAGAGAGCCGCTTCTACCTCTCGCTGACCGATGATCTGATGCGACTCTTCGGCTCCGGTGCCGCTGAACGGATCATGGCCACCGCCAATGTTCCCGATGACGTGCCGCTGGAATCCAAGATGGTCTCCAGAGCGATTCTCTCCGCGCAGTCTCAGATCGAACAGCGCAATGCCGAACAGCGCAAGAACGTCCTCAAATACGATGACGTTCTCAACCGTCAGCGCACAGTGATCTACGATGAGCGTCGCAGCGTTCTCGACGGGGCGGATCTGGAAGACCAGGTTTCGAAGTTCCGTGAGGAGGTCATCGACGCCTATGTCGCCGAGGCGACCACCGGTCCTGTCGAGGACTGGAAAGTGGGCGAACTCTTCGAAGCACTGGGCAAGATCTATGAGCCCTCCATCACCGAAGAGGACCTGGCCGACGAGGTCGGCGGAATCGGAAACCTGACGAAGAACCGACTCAACCGTGAGATTCAGTCCGACATCGAGGTGTTCTACGAGCAGCGCGAGGAGACTCTGGGCGAAGAGGCAACCCGTGAACTCGAACGACGGGTCGTGCTCTCGGTCATCGACAAGCGGTGGCGTGAACACCTCTACGAGATGGACTATCTGAAGAACGGCATCGGTCTGCGGGCCATGGCGCAGAAGGATCCGTTGGTGGAATACCAGCGCGAAGGCTTCGACATGTTCAAGACCATGCAGGATGGGATCAGGGAGGACGTCGTCCGCCTCACCAATACCCTGCAGGTGACCGTGAATCGGGCCGAAGACGCAACCGACTCTGACTCCGAGGTCGAGGTCGATGCGGCAGAGCTGCGTCACACCACACCCAAGATGCAGCTGTCCGCCCCATCCGAGGACGGCTCATCCTCGCTGTCCGAATCCGAGGATGAGGCTGACGGGGCCGAACAGCCGGCCAACCGTGCCGAGCGTCGCGCGAAGAAGAAGGCGAAGAGCTGA
- a CDS encoding Rv3235 family protein yields MTAPLVLSRPRVASTPRTNTRRNLIGNAPAVKPNIVADDKDDSRIAATATSLAVACLEIFAGVRRSDSISRWVDRGLLEKIDQRAQLRAEVAPAKPVGELGPSRTLQAGNARVCRVTGDIAEVTVIVRTQSRFRAVAIRLELLTTRWTMTALQTM; encoded by the coding sequence ATGACCGCCCCACTGGTGCTTTCGCGCCCTCGAGTGGCCAGCACACCACGTACCAACACACGACGGAACCTGATCGGCAACGCCCCAGCAGTTAAGCCGAACATTGTCGCGGATGACAAGGATGACAGCCGCATCGCAGCGACGGCGACATCGTTGGCGGTGGCGTGCCTGGAGATCTTCGCTGGCGTTCGGCGCAGCGATTCGATCTCCCGTTGGGTCGACCGGGGACTGTTGGAGAAGATCGATCAGCGTGCCCAACTGCGCGCCGAGGTGGCACCGGCCAAGCCGGTCGGTGAGCTCGGGCCATCACGCACTCTGCAGGCAGGAAATGCACGAGTCTGTCGGGTCACAGGCGACATCGCCGAGGTCACCGTCATCGTCCGCACCCAGAGTCGCTTCCGGGCGGTGGCAATTCGCTTGGAACTGCTCACCACCCGGTGGACGATGACTGCTCTGCAGACGATGTGA
- a CDS encoding LysM peptidoglycan-binding domain-containing protein: MYLLAACTISWLCLIGAFITTWIHLPAPRSTTDLVLLIIVGTAAMLSSRLGAVSLLTMLIRFLPRGRVRTWATGAALRIVPAVLRSSVLAVASASLTLHAAQAAPLPADPPAQEAHYAAVAAAPKAAPGSAAADVPDAALDPGWPTAVSDDPSLDPGWPTVPPPADTDPHGPGPSSPPGQDRPAVDSGAPDEDAGSGDSAPTGTDDEAGVHIVGVGESLWSIAVKQPSSGGTTHDIVDDIYSANKDVIGANPNLIMPGQRLEIQP; encoded by the coding sequence ATGTATCTGCTGGCAGCTTGCACCATCTCCTGGCTCTGTCTGATCGGTGCGTTCATCACCACGTGGATTCACCTCCCAGCGCCACGCAGCACCACCGATCTCGTCCTCCTCATCATCGTCGGCACAGCTGCGATGCTGTCCTCGCGGCTCGGCGCGGTGTCTCTGCTGACGATGCTGATCAGATTCCTACCCCGTGGCCGGGTGAGAACTTGGGCCACAGGAGCGGCGCTGCGCATCGTACCCGCCGTGCTGCGCTCGAGTGTTCTCGCTGTGGCCTCGGCGAGCCTGACACTTCACGCGGCCCAGGCCGCTCCACTGCCGGCAGACCCACCCGCACAAGAAGCTCACTATGCTGCTGTTGCTGCCGCACCAAAGGCCGCACCAGGCTCCGCAGCTGCTGACGTACCGGATGCCGCGCTCGATCCGGGCTGGCCGACTGCAGTATCCGACGATCCCTCGCTGGACCCCGGCTGGCCGACAGTTCCACCCCCTGCAGATACCGACCCACACGGTCCTGGCCCCTCGTCTCCCCCGGGACAGGACAGACCGGCTGTCGACTCCGGTGCGCCTGACGAAGATGCAGGCAGTGGAGACTCGGCACCAACCGGCACCGACGACGAGGCTGGTGTTCATATCGTCGGGGTCGGGGAAAGTCTGTGGTCGATCGCGGTCAAACAGCCCTCGAGCGGTGGCACAACTCATGACATCGTCGATGACATCTATTCGGCAAACAAGGACGTCATCGGCGCGAATCCGAACCTCATCATGCCCGGCCAACGATTGGAGATTCAGCCATGA
- a CDS encoding helix-turn-helix domain-containing protein, translated as MVVENRFLPLTDVADLLNVSIAQARALVRTGDLRAIKVGGRGQWRVEKTEIEAYIQRMYERTEHEIKTGSLED; from the coding sequence ATGGTCGTCGAAAATCGCTTCCTGCCGCTTACCGATGTGGCCGATCTGCTCAATGTCTCGATCGCCCAGGCGCGGGCGCTGGTCCGCACCGGCGACCTGCGCGCCATCAAAGTCGGCGGACGCGGACAGTGGCGTGTGGAGAAGACCGAGATCGAGGCATACATCCAGCGGATGTACGAACGCACCGAGCACGAGATCAAGACCGGCTCGCTCGAAGACTGA
- a CDS encoding flagella basal body P-ring formation protein FlgA — protein MELSKRIRRPKWTDARLLVGAVLVVVAIVATYLLISTANATTRVWASASPLVPGQVVSADDLTVAEVNLADIGDKYLSADAGIPESSSVRTVIAAGELLPASALAPVAELKGRVVAIDVAGSVPTVVDTGSLVDVWAQPESKGLDDEGLDPQQIVTSAPVSNISREVGSFGVGDGARIEVFVASTELAEVLGALDGNSVLSVVGAPAAVKAEGGQS, from the coding sequence ATGGAGCTCTCAAAACGAATTCGTCGGCCGAAGTGGACCGATGCCAGGCTGCTGGTCGGAGCGGTCCTCGTCGTCGTGGCCATCGTCGCGACCTATCTGCTCATCAGCACCGCGAATGCGACGACCCGTGTGTGGGCCAGCGCCTCGCCTCTGGTCCCAGGTCAGGTGGTCAGTGCGGACGATCTCACGGTGGCCGAAGTGAACCTGGCCGACATCGGAGATAAGTACCTGTCTGCCGATGCCGGCATCCCGGAGAGCTCGAGCGTGCGCACGGTGATCGCCGCCGGTGAGCTGCTGCCGGCCTCGGCGCTGGCTCCCGTCGCTGAACTGAAGGGAAGAGTTGTGGCCATCGATGTCGCAGGTTCTGTCCCGACGGTCGTGGACACAGGCAGCCTGGTCGATGTCTGGGCGCAGCCGGAGTCGAAGGGTCTCGACGATGAGGGGCTCGACCCGCAGCAGATCGTGACCTCGGCACCGGTATCGAACATCTCGCGTGAGGTCGGCAGCTTCGGTGTCGGAGACGGCGCGAGGATCGAGGTGTTCGTCGCCAGCACTGAACTCGCCGAGGTCCTGGGAGCACTCGACGGCAACAGCGTTCTCTCCGTCGTCGGCGCTCCTGCTGCAGTCAAGGCTGAGGGCGGCCAGTCATGA
- a CDS encoding AAA family ATPase codes for MTQVLLAVDFEFDLILFELLSEVDEVTIVARPADEVELLALCRTGSADVVIVGQYFPGLDAQVVASILATGTAVLGFGNDTGALTALGISASVPSTADAETVAQALNDTRDSTVVPPRPVAPPGSARGQGRIVTIWGTGSSPGRTLTAVNLGDHGARQGHRSVVVDADTVAAMVATTLGLTEESAHLASLCRLEAEKAPPLDISGVPHAAVREDFHAITGLTGPDRWPEVRASVLSAVLARLAKMFDLVVVDVSDRVDPDDDFADPFYDRHCATRAALDAADEVLVLAAGDPIGLQRLVKLLGTDRVESLGSRMRIGITKVRSSAVGHPAEARIREVLARFVRRDPDFIFSDDRVTVDAAMLAGHTLHEENPKSVLSQDYAAAVAELLPARKRSRKAGSGRRVKSL; via the coding sequence ATGACGCAGGTCCTCCTGGCTGTGGACTTCGAATTCGATCTCATCCTGTTCGAGCTCCTCAGCGAGGTCGACGAGGTCACCATCGTCGCGCGCCCCGCGGACGAGGTCGAACTGCTGGCGCTGTGTCGGACCGGCAGTGCCGATGTGGTCATCGTCGGTCAGTACTTTCCCGGACTCGACGCGCAGGTCGTTGCATCGATTCTGGCGACGGGGACAGCGGTGCTGGGGTTCGGCAACGACACGGGAGCGTTGACGGCACTCGGCATCAGCGCCAGCGTCCCGTCGACTGCCGATGCTGAGACTGTCGCGCAGGCACTCAACGACACTCGTGACTCCACCGTGGTCCCGCCTCGGCCCGTCGCTCCACCTGGATCGGCGAGAGGGCAGGGCCGCATCGTCACGATCTGGGGCACCGGATCCTCTCCCGGTCGCACTCTCACGGCGGTCAACCTCGGCGATCATGGGGCGAGACAAGGGCACCGCAGCGTCGTCGTCGACGCGGACACCGTCGCCGCGATGGTGGCCACGACTCTGGGTCTGACGGAGGAATCCGCGCACCTGGCGAGCCTGTGTCGACTTGAGGCGGAGAAGGCGCCGCCACTGGACATCTCCGGTGTTCCGCATGCTGCGGTACGCGAAGACTTTCATGCCATCACCGGTTTGACCGGGCCCGACAGGTGGCCGGAAGTGCGTGCCTCGGTCCTTAGCGCGGTGCTGGCCCGCCTGGCGAAGATGTTCGATCTCGTGGTCGTCGATGTCTCCGACCGAGTGGACCCCGATGATGACTTCGCCGATCCGTTCTATGACAGGCACTGTGCAACCCGGGCTGCTCTGGATGCCGCCGACGAGGTGCTCGTCCTCGCTGCCGGTGACCCGATCGGACTGCAGCGGCTCGTCAAACTGTTGGGCACCGACAGAGTCGAGTCGCTGGGTTCGCGAATGCGCATCGGCATCACGAAGGTCCGCTCGTCAGCGGTCGGCCACCCCGCCGAGGCGCGAATCCGTGAGGTGTTGGCCAGGTTCGTTCGTCGGGATCCCGACTTCATCTTCAGCGATGATCGGGTGACGGTCGATGCGGCGATGCTGGCCGGACACACGCTCCACGAGGAGAATCCGAAATCGGTGCTCAGTCAGGATTACGCTGCAGCGGTGGCCGAACTGCTTCCGGCACGGAAGCGTTCCCGTAAGGCAGGTTCGGGGCGGAGGGTGAAGTCCCTTTAG
- a CDS encoding DUF6912 family protein: MSIRCYIPTTLDALRRGLASVHAVAPDAHGRGLGGDELEAREFDALYIAAALAATQSFEAAAATTSEPSPRAVVAYDASDSVAGEELVEGFDLLSLPSVDMTSIVSIHIDEVEAWEEAAAIGADGGHEAAEDHLGDSDLLWYDATELPQLLHENS; the protein is encoded by the coding sequence ATGTCGATTCGCTGCTATATCCCGACCACATTGGACGCACTTCGCCGAGGACTCGCCTCGGTGCATGCGGTCGCTCCCGATGCACACGGTCGAGGGCTCGGTGGAGATGAACTCGAGGCGCGTGAGTTCGACGCTCTCTACATCGCAGCTGCGCTGGCCGCTACCCAGTCGTTCGAGGCCGCTGCCGCAACCACGAGTGAGCCCTCGCCACGCGCCGTCGTCGCCTACGACGCCTCCGATTCGGTTGCCGGTGAAGAGCTGGTCGAAGGTTTCGATCTGCTCAGCCTTCCCAGCGTCGACATGACGTCTATCGTGAGCATCCACATCGACGAGGTCGAGGCCTGGGAAGAAGCGGCCGCCATCGGAGCCGACGGTGGACACGAAGCCGCGGAGGACCACCTCGGCGACTCGGATCTGCTCTGGTATGACGCCACCGAGCTGCCTCAGCTGCTGCATGAGAACAGCTGA